The following is a genomic window from Armatimonadota bacterium.
GGGCACAGCGTGCTCGCCCCGGTCCTGATCTGGCCGGACTACCACGGGCTGGACACATCCCGCATGCCCTCGGAATGGCTGGCGCGCAGCCGTCGCACATTCCGGCGGCAACTCACGCGCTGCCGCCCCGACCACGCCTCCGGCGTCGCGATGGGATACGGGCAGTGCTTCATCACCCAGGCGGCGTTGCTGCTCGACGAAATGGCGGACGCGTCCCGGTGTGTGGACTGGTTGGCTCGCTTCACCTACTACCCCCGCTACAAGCCCTACATTGTCCCCGAGGGATGTGAAACCGACTCGCGCGGCCGTTGGTGGCATCGCACCGGCGACTTGGGCAATGCCGTGCAGGAGGGGGAGGCGATCAAGTGCGCGCGGATTATCCTCGGCACAGACGATACGGATCCGGCATGCACGCTGTTCATCCCCCGCGTGCCACAGGGGTGGACGGAGGTGCGCGCCGACGGCTACCCGGTGATGACGTTGGACGGGGACAACGTCGTGCGCCGCGAGGTTGGCTTTCGCTTCGCGCGGACAACTGGAGGCGATGTGATCGAGATCAGATCCGACGCCCCGCTGGCCGGAGCGCGCGTGCGACTCGGGCCGTACCCTCCTGAGACGCGTCGAGTGAAGGTCACTCTGAACGGGAAGGCGCACGCCGTCAACGCATTCCTCAGCGGCGACTCAAGTTGGGCGTGGGTGGACGCGCCCGCCAGGGTGACGCGCCTCTCTATGCTGGCCAAGCCGGAGCCGAGCTAATCGGCGCTCAATCATCCCCTCGCTGACGACTGAGCGCTGGTAGAGTGAGCTCGTGCTCTGCCCTATGCCATCCCGCCGACGTCATACACCGCCAGCTTGCGGATGATCGGCTCGGCGGCGGAGTCCACGCAGCGCAGGCGGATTGCCGACACTTTCACCGGCTCGAAGCGGTGAACCCGCTTGTGCCCGATGATCTTGCCCGAGCACAGCTTGCGCCACCTGCCGCCCACGCAGCCCTCGATCACATATCCGCGAACCCGCTCGCCGCGCCGAATGTCCTCCATGACGACGACGTGGTCAATCACCGCACGCGCGTTCAGGGAAAGCTCGACGACGTCCCCGCGACCGCGCGTCTCTGCCAGGCTTCTCCCAAAACGCCGTCTGATCTCCGCACCGAACTCCGCCAGCCGCCGCGCATCGTTGTCGTGGACCAGACCCCTGCGGTCGGGCGGGACATTGAGCAGGAGAACCGAATTGCGGCCGACGGACTGGTAGTAGATGTCCATGAGGTGGTCAAGCGTCTTCACCTTATCATCTTCCGCGGGATGATAGAACCAACCCGGCCGGATGGAGACGTCACATTCCGCCGGATGCCAGCGGACGCCCTCGCCGCCGGGCGCCGGCTGGACGCTCGTCTCATCCTCCCGCGCAACGCCTGACTCGTTGCCGACCCACCGGATATCCGGGCCGCAAATCGCAATCAGTGCCTTGGGCTGCAATTCCCGCACCAGTTCGTAGTACGCGGGCCAGTCGTACTCTTGCCGCTTGCCATTCGGCCCCTCGCCGCACGCGCCGTCGAACCACACCTCGGTAATCGGCCCGTAGTTCGTCAGCAACTCGCGGAGCTGATCGAGGAAGTGCTCGTTGTACGCCTGCGAGCCGTAGGTTCGCTCGTGGCGATCCCAAGGCGAGACATAGACCCCGAACTTCATCCCGCCTGCGCGGCATGCCTCCGCGACCTCGCGCACCACGTCGCCTTTCCCGCCACGCCAGGGGCTGTTCTTCACGGAATGCTCGGTGTGCTTGCTCGG
Proteins encoded in this region:
- a CDS encoding alpha-L-fucosidase, with translation MLARPTPEQAAWQDMELIAFAHFGMNTFTNREWGEGTEKPQLFNPTEFDARQWVEALKAAGMKLLILTAKHHDGFCLWPSKHTEHSVKNSPWRGGKGDVVREVAEACRAGGMKFGVYVSPWDRHERTYGSQAYNEHFLDQLRELLTNYGPITEVWFDGACGEGPNGKRQEYDWPAYYELVRELQPKALIAICGPDIRWVGNESGVAREDETSVQPAPGGEGVRWHPAECDVSIRPGWFYHPAEDDKVKTLDHLMDIYYQSVGRNSVLLLNVPPDRRGLVHDNDARRLAEFGAEIRRRFGRSLAETRGRGDVVELSLNARAVIDHVVVMEDIRRGERVRGYVIEGCVGGRWRKLCSGKIIGHKRVHRFEPVKVSAIRLRCVDSAAEPIIRKLAVYDVGGMA